A part of Paraliobacillus zengyii genomic DNA contains:
- a CDS encoding alpha/beta-type small acid-soluble spore protein, translating into MASNNNSSNNLVVPGVSQALDQMKYEIAQEFGVSLGADTTSRANGSVGGEITKRLVQMAEQQMSGQSQQS; encoded by the coding sequence ATGGCAAGTAACAACAACAGTTCAAACAACTTAGTAGTACCTGGCGTTAGCCAAGCATTAGATCAAATGAAATATGAAATTGCGCAAGAGTTTGGTGTAAGTCTTGGAGCTGATACTACTTCTCGTGCTAACGGTTCAGTTGGTGGAGAAATAACAAAACGTCTAGTTCAAATGGCAGAGCAACAAATGAGCGGACAATCACAACAATCATAA
- a CDS encoding DUF2953 domain-containing protein, producing MTATIIIHVAGIKMHERAYEIVLKDVFEEEAMDLIESIQTFFNQSQEKVKPQIKLYRKNQKFHKLIRARLKKVNMHSLNWETTIGTAEATSTGLLAGLCWTVKGCIGAVLDQFVNIKESPEFKVTPVFQQRLVNSNCTCIFSMRLGQAIYTMMQVGKWNSK from the coding sequence ATGACAGCTACTATTATTATTCATGTAGCAGGAATAAAAATGCATGAAAGAGCGTATGAAATTGTTTTAAAGGATGTATTTGAAGAGGAAGCAATGGATTTGATAGAGTCGATTCAAACATTTTTTAATCAATCACAAGAAAAAGTAAAACCACAGATAAAGCTTTATAGAAAAAATCAAAAATTCCACAAATTGATTAGAGCAAGATTAAAAAAAGTCAATATGCATTCTCTTAATTGGGAAACTACTATTGGCACTGCCGAAGCAACGAGTACAGGATTGTTGGCTGGACTTTGTTGGACAGTAAAAGGTTGTATAGGTGCTGTTTTAGACCAATTTGTAAATATAAAAGAAAGTCCAGAATTTAAAGTAACACCAGTGTTTCAACAAAGGTTAGTTAATTCAAATTGTACATGTATTTTTTCTATGCGCTTAGGGCAAGCTATTTATACCATGATGCAAGTCGGAAAATGGAATAGTAAATAA
- a CDS encoding GAF domain-containing protein, with protein sequence MGAIQTDTNSREKDYQLLLKQVEALIEDEKDLIANLSNATALLNQFLKEINWVGFYLLKQNELVLGPFQGLPACVRISVGKGVCGTAVSERKTQRIADVNQFPGHIACDAASQSEIVVPLIVNEEVIGVLDIDSPNLDRFDQLDQEYLEKFVTVIQKYL encoded by the coding sequence ATGGGAGCTATTCAAACAGATACAAATTCACGTGAAAAAGATTATCAGCTTTTACTCAAGCAAGTGGAAGCATTAATAGAGGACGAAAAAGATTTAATAGCAAATTTATCAAATGCAACAGCATTATTAAACCAATTTCTAAAAGAAATAAACTGGGTTGGTTTCTATCTACTGAAACAAAATGAGCTTGTTTTAGGACCATTTCAAGGACTACCAGCTTGTGTTAGAATTTCAGTTGGAAAAGGTGTATGTGGAACAGCTGTAAGTGAGCGTAAGACCCAAAGAATTGCTGATGTTAATCAGTTTCCTGGGCATATCGCATGTGATGCAGCAAGCCAATCTGAAATTGTTGTTCCACTTATCGTAAATGAAGAAGTAATAGGTGTATTGGATATTGACAGTCCGAATCTCGATCGCTTTGATCAACTTGATCAAGAATACTTAGAGAAATTCGTTACTGTTATTCAAAAATATCTTTAA
- a CDS encoding cysteine desulfurase family protein, translating to MIYFDNSATTKPYKDVLDSFNQVSKQFYGNPSSIHRFGIDAGTLLRKAQQQASAILSVDQSEIIFTSGGTEGNNTAIKGIALAHQSHGKHIITTQIEHPSVIEACESLETLGFKVTYLPVNHDGIVEIDDVKAALTKETILISVMHVNNELGTVQPIKAIGQLVKDIPTTYFHVDDVQGFGKIPLQLADSGIDLWTISGHKFHGLKGTGLLYIKKGTNLFPLFHGGHQQMNYRSGTENLAGIVSLVKAMRLITEKEETDHAHLYKLNKQLRDELELITSVKINTVENQAPHILNISIPGYKPEVVIHALGERDIFISTKSACSSKKPDESAILKAAGFPHNRTTSALRISLSYQNTKEEIELFSRSLKKVIQQLSKVMG from the coding sequence ATGATTTATTTTGATAATAGCGCTACAACAAAGCCATATAAAGATGTATTAGATAGTTTCAACCAGGTTTCAAAACAATTTTATGGTAATCCTTCATCTATTCATCGTTTCGGTATTGATGCAGGAACATTGCTTCGTAAAGCACAACAACAAGCATCTGCTATTCTTTCTGTTGATCAAAGTGAGATTATTTTTACTTCCGGTGGAACGGAAGGGAATAATACGGCAATAAAAGGAATTGCTTTAGCACATCAAAGTCATGGTAAGCATATAATTACAACTCAAATTGAGCATCCTTCTGTTATAGAAGCATGTGAATCATTAGAAACATTAGGCTTTAAAGTTACTTATTTACCTGTGAATCATGATGGGATTGTGGAGATTGATGATGTGAAAGCAGCTCTTACAAAGGAAACAATTTTAATAAGTGTGATGCATGTAAACAATGAGTTAGGAACAGTTCAACCCATTAAAGCTATTGGACAACTTGTAAAAGATATACCTACTACCTATTTTCATGTTGATGATGTCCAAGGATTTGGAAAAATTCCTTTGCAATTAGCTGATAGCGGAATTGATTTATGGACTATTTCGGGTCATAAATTTCATGGATTAAAAGGAACCGGATTATTGTATATTAAAAAAGGTACCAACCTATTTCCCTTATTTCATGGTGGCCATCAACAAATGAATTATCGGTCTGGTACAGAGAATTTGGCTGGAATCGTTTCTTTAGTCAAGGCAATGCGTCTAATTACAGAAAAGGAAGAAACAGACCATGCTCACCTATATAAGCTAAATAAACAGTTACGAGATGAATTAGAGTTGATCACTTCAGTTAAAATTAATACAGTAGAAAATCAGGCACCACATATTTTAAATATTTCAATACCTGGTTATAAACCTGAAGTAGTAATTCACGCATTAGGTGAACGAGATATATTCATCTCAACTAAATCTGCATGTTCATCGAAAAAACCAGATGAAAGTGCAATTTTAAAAGCTGCAGGTTTTCCGCATAATCGAACAACCTCAGCATTGAGGATTAGCTTGTCTTATCAAAATACAAAAGAAGAGATTGAACTATTCAGTAGATCGTTAAAAAAAGTGATACAACAATTGAGTAAAGTAATGGGGTAG
- the ytfJ gene encoding GerW family sporulation protein has product MTNPHPIEGLMSTAMESLKAMVDVNTIVGEPIESPDGSIIIPVSKVGFGFAAGGSEFGKSESKNDEEDSPKRPFGGGSGGGVTITPVAFLVANKQGVEMIHLDQQTHLYEKLVDVAPQALEKMKDLLSNKGKSDDSDK; this is encoded by the coding sequence ATGACTAATCCACATCCTATTGAAGGACTAATGTCAACAGCAATGGAAAGTTTAAAGGCAATGGTAGATGTAAATACTATAGTAGGTGAGCCGATTGAGTCACCCGATGGAAGTATTATTATCCCAGTATCAAAAGTGGGATTTGGTTTTGCTGCTGGTGGTAGTGAATTTGGTAAAAGTGAATCAAAAAATGATGAGGAAGACTCGCCAAAAAGGCCGTTCGGTGGAGGCAGTGGTGGAGGGGTTACAATAACGCCTGTAGCCTTCCTAGTAGCAAACAAGCAAGGTGTAGAAATGATTCATTTAGACCAACAAACACACTTATATGAAAAATTAGTAGATGTTGCACCACAAGCTTTAGAAAAAATGAAAGATTTGCTTTCGAATAAAGGAAAATCGGATGACTCAGATAAATAA
- a CDS encoding amidohydrolase yields the protein MGTLWYGGTIYTMREIGETVEAIYTENGYIIESGHLHKLKEKYEKAIKEYQDLKGNVMFPGFVDSHLHIIGHGEKIVHLDLSKMTSPEQVLFAVKDRIKGLSNGSWLIGEGWNENQWEDPRVIHKTELDEITTNHPIMLTRVCRHAIIANSNAIELANVNKEAMDPQGGKIVRDKSGELTGYFLDNAQDLVKQAIPDISTKELRDLVTTSVDDLLRLGLVGGHSEDLAYYGADSFDKTWQAFHAGIDGITRKFRAHLLVHHEVIEDMYEQGLAYGSGNDYVSLGAMKIFSDGALGGRTAWLQEAYSDDTSNYGIAIHRPESLEVLIKRARQLEMPIAVHAIGDQAILTIARLLAKYPLKNNRKDRIIHSLVINPNVIKALKQINVVLDIQPTFVSSDFPWVIERLGAIRANNSYPWKTFLQEEIPCAAGSDAPIEEVDPLLGIEAFVLRKSSLDGRIYNEKEQLSVYEAVSLYTKGSAYVIDHEQDRGMILPGYVADFTVFDQDLFKIEKESIHTSKVQKTVVDGTIMYQRK from the coding sequence ATGGGTACATTATGGTATGGTGGTACGATATACACGATGAGAGAAATAGGAGAAACTGTAGAAGCAATTTATACGGAAAATGGTTATATTATTGAAAGTGGTCATTTACATAAATTAAAAGAAAAGTATGAGAAAGCTATTAAGGAATATCAAGATTTAAAAGGAAATGTAATGTTTCCCGGTTTTGTTGATAGTCACTTACATATTATCGGACACGGTGAAAAAATAGTTCATTTAGATTTATCGAAGATGACTAGTCCAGAACAAGTATTATTTGCTGTTAAAGACCGTATTAAAGGATTAAGTAATGGATCATGGTTAATTGGTGAAGGTTGGAATGAAAATCAGTGGGAAGATCCACGTGTTATTCATAAAACAGAACTAGATGAAATTACAACAAATCATCCGATTATGTTAACGCGCGTTTGTCGTCATGCTATAATTGCAAATTCCAACGCAATCGAACTAGCAAATGTAAATAAAGAAGCCATGGATCCACAAGGTGGCAAAATAGTCCGTGATAAATCAGGAGAGCTAACGGGTTACTTTTTGGATAACGCACAGGATTTAGTTAAACAAGCTATTCCAGATATTTCAACGAAAGAATTAAGAGATTTAGTTACTACCTCAGTTGATGATTTATTGCGATTAGGTCTAGTAGGTGGACACAGTGAGGATCTCGCCTATTATGGTGCTGATAGCTTTGATAAAACGTGGCAAGCATTTCATGCAGGAATAGATGGGATCACGCGAAAATTCCGCGCACATTTACTTGTCCATCATGAAGTTATAGAAGATATGTATGAACAAGGTTTAGCCTACGGTTCTGGTAATGATTATGTCTCGCTAGGTGCAATGAAGATTTTTTCTGATGGGGCACTAGGTGGTCGAACTGCTTGGCTACAAGAAGCCTATTCAGATGACACATCTAATTATGGTATCGCTATTCATAGGCCAGAAAGTTTAGAAGTACTAATCAAACGTGCACGTCAACTAGAAATGCCGATTGCAGTTCATGCGATAGGAGATCAAGCTATTTTAACAATTGCAAGGTTGCTGGCAAAGTATCCATTAAAGAACAATAGAAAAGATCGCATTATTCATTCTTTAGTTATCAATCCAAACGTAATAAAAGCATTAAAACAAATAAATGTAGTATTAGATATTCAACCTACATTTGTATCTTCCGATTTCCCTTGGGTGATAGAAAGGCTAGGAGCAATTCGGGCAAATAACTCGTATCCTTGGAAGACATTTTTACAAGAAGAAATCCCTTGTGCAGCAGGATCAGATGCACCAATTGAAGAAGTGGATCCTTTATTAGGAATCGAGGCGTTTGTTTTACGAAAATCAAGTCTAGACGGTAGAATTTATAATGAAAAAGAGCAACTATCTGTTTATGAAGCGGTTTCCTTATATACCAAAGGAAGTGCATATGTTATTGACCATGAACAAGATCGTGGCATGATTTTACCTGGCTATGTAGCAGATTTTACGGTATTTGATCAAGACTTATTTAAGATAGAGAAGGAGTCAATTCACACTAGTAAAGTTCAAAAGACGGTAGTCGATGGAACTATTATGTATCAGCGTAAATAA
- a CDS encoding NAD kinase produces MSNNKNIYFYYQKENVSKEELIKLFQASDQNGFSIVKNHQDADIIVCIGDDGTYLQGVRHTGFLDNCLYVGLSKENEVGLYADFSTDRIHELFDALISKDIKKQKFPIIEVSINGEAPFYCLNEASVRSSIIKTIVIDVYINDSYFERFRGDGLIVATPTGSTGYNKSISGAIVDPNIPCFQMTELASINNNNYRTLGSSLVLGENKKLRLEILQDGNDYPVIGLDNEAYSIRNIRDISFTMSAKTIQTIQLSQNSYFDRLKQLYL; encoded by the coding sequence ATGTCAAATAATAAAAATATATATTTTTATTATCAAAAAGAGAATGTTTCAAAGGAAGAATTAATTAAATTATTTCAAGCTAGTGATCAGAACGGATTTTCAATTGTGAAAAATCATCAAGATGCAGATATAATTGTATGTATCGGAGATGATGGTACTTATCTACAAGGTGTTCGTCACACTGGTTTTCTTGATAATTGCTTATATGTTGGTTTATCTAAGGAAAATGAGGTTGGACTATATGCTGACTTTTCAACAGATCGTATTCATGAGCTATTTGATGCATTAATTTCTAAAGATATCAAAAAACAAAAGTTCCCAATTATAGAAGTATCTATAAATGGAGAGGCACCATTCTATTGTTTAAATGAAGCTAGTGTAAGGTCTTCTATTATTAAAACAATAGTTATTGACGTCTATATTAACGATAGTTATTTTGAGCGCTTTAGAGGGGACGGCTTAATTGTAGCTACACCAACTGGTAGTACTGGGTATAATAAATCAATTTCAGGGGCTATTGTAGATCCTAATATCCCTTGTTTTCAAATGACAGAACTTGCTTCGATAAACAATAATAATTATCGAACATTAGGATCATCATTAGTATTGGGAGAAAATAAAAAATTGCGCTTAGAAATATTACAGGACGGTAATGATTATCCTGTTATTGGATTAGATAATGAAGCCTACTCTATTCGCAATATTAGAGATATATCATTTACAATGAGCGCGAAAACAATTCAGACAATACAATTATCGCAAAATAGTTATTTCGATCGATTAAAACAACTGTATTTATAA
- the ezrA gene encoding septation ring formation regulator EzrA, which translates to MVAYIIGVILVVIALIIVGLLLRKRIYDEVDKHESWKMDIMNRNVTTELQRVKSLNLSGETQEKFEGWKVSWDQILTRELPDIEEYLLDAEEAADRFRVSEAKKNLKTVDQTLQRIESTIEEMFVELDQLLDSEKQSRKEVEEVQPQIKHLRRELLQNRHLYGKAEARFEVEINELQQLLDQYFTAIELGNYFEAKQFVEDLKTDLNHLTVKIEEFPIIYKKCNRELPEQIRELLTGVKEMKEQGYRIEHLGLEKELSSYQNELENCVKQLEKGDVEEISDLLQSIDERVNEIYALLEKEAQAKSYIEKHLINFKKLIEEVTVDFDATNEEVETLQQTYYLEESDLELYSNLEKWIHQLQRQLEQIETDLQNDKQTYVALRDQLETSYQDLQQLQTSHQDFKEQVRTIRKDELEAKKKVEELKRDLFDTNKKLQKSNIPGVPSFLWNSLEEASRKSNLVMESLAKQPLDMGQVQHVLIEAETSVQTMIEDTNLLLEQAYLVETVIQYANRYRSKYPLLAAKLAESEKQFRDYAYEGALETAANALEEIDPGALKRLETRIQVPS; encoded by the coding sequence ATGGTGGCTTACATCATAGGAGTTATTCTCGTTGTAATTGCATTGATAATTGTCGGTTTACTATTACGCAAAAGAATATATGATGAAGTAGATAAGCATGAAAGCTGGAAAATGGATATCATGAATCGTAATGTGACAACGGAATTACAAAGAGTGAAAAGTTTAAACTTGTCTGGTGAGACGCAAGAAAAATTTGAAGGTTGGAAAGTTAGTTGGGATCAAATCTTAACAAGAGAACTTCCAGATATTGAAGAGTATTTGTTAGATGCTGAAGAAGCAGCTGATAGATTTCGTGTTTCAGAAGCTAAGAAAAATCTAAAAACAGTTGACCAAACTTTACAAAGAATTGAATCAACTATCGAAGAAATGTTTGTAGAATTAGATCAATTACTTGATTCGGAAAAGCAAAGTCGTAAAGAAGTTGAAGAAGTACAACCACAAATTAAACATTTAAGAAGAGAACTTTTACAAAATCGACATCTATACGGAAAAGCTGAAGCTCGGTTTGAAGTAGAAATCAATGAATTGCAACAACTGTTAGATCAATATTTTACTGCTATTGAATTAGGTAATTACTTTGAGGCGAAACAATTCGTTGAGGACTTAAAAACTGATTTAAATCATCTAACAGTAAAAATAGAAGAGTTTCCAATCATTTATAAAAAATGCAATCGAGAACTACCTGAACAAATTCGTGAACTTTTGACAGGTGTAAAAGAAATGAAGGAACAGGGTTATCGAATTGAACATTTAGGTTTGGAAAAAGAGTTGTCTAGTTATCAAAATGAGCTAGAAAATTGCGTGAAACAACTTGAAAAGGGCGATGTAGAAGAAATTTCAGATTTACTACAATCGATTGATGAACGAGTTAATGAAATTTATGCTTTATTAGAGAAAGAGGCCCAGGCTAAGTCTTATATCGAAAAACATTTAATTAACTTTAAAAAATTAATAGAAGAAGTAACGGTCGACTTCGATGCAACAAATGAAGAAGTAGAAACTTTACAACAAACCTATTATTTAGAAGAAAGTGATCTAGAACTATATTCGAATTTAGAAAAGTGGATTCATCAATTACAACGTCAACTTGAACAAATTGAAACAGATTTACAAAATGATAAACAGACATACGTTGCACTGCGTGATCAATTAGAAACAAGCTACCAAGATTTACAACAGTTACAGACTTCTCATCAAGATTTTAAAGAACAAGTACGGACAATACGTAAGGATGAATTAGAAGCCAAAAAGAAAGTAGAAGAATTAAAAAGGGATTTGTTTGATACAAACAAAAAACTACAAAAAAGTAATATTCCTGGCGTACCGTCATTTTTATGGAATAGCTTAGAAGAGGCATCAAGAAAAAGTAATCTTGTAATGGAAAGTCTTGCGAAGCAGCCACTTGATATGGGTCAAGTGCAACATGTATTAATAGAAGCTGAAACTTCTGTTCAAACAATGATTGAAGACACTAATTTATTACTTGAGCAAGCATATTTAGTTGAAACAGTTATTCAATATGCAAATCGCTACCGTAGTAAATACCCATTACTAGCTGCGAAATTGGCAGAATCAGAAAAGCAGTTTCGAGATTACGCTTATGAAGGCGCGCTAGAGACAGCTGCAAATGCATTAGAAGAAATTGACCCAGGTGCGTTAAAACGTCTGGAAACTCGCATACAAGTTCCAAGTTAG
- the thiI gene encoding tRNA uracil 4-sulfurtransferase ThiI — protein MLYDHILIRYGELALKGKNRKIFIYQLHENIRNKLQGFPKVKIKNARDRMSIMLNGEDPQKIMEKCKYIFGIQSLSIAIKVENDPDQIKDAALFALKEAENVKTFKITTKRANKDFPIGSQEFNHVVGSHLLTNTEDYTVDVHHPDVEVHLDIRTDATYITSQRTKGAGGLPVGTAGKSLLLLSGGIDSPVAGYLTMQRGVHVEAVHFHSPPFTSEAAKQKVLDLAAELANYGKKVTVHIVPFTTLQQKIHREIPYGYSMTVMRRMMMLISEKIAKKEGILSITTGDSLGQVASQTMESMHAINNITRYPILRPLIAMDKEEIITIAERIGTYGISIRPFEDCCTVFVPKAPKTKPKLDKVVYFEEQMDIEKDIQDILDNIEVIMISTNSKETDPMTDLF, from the coding sequence ATGTTATATGACCATATATTAATTCGATACGGTGAATTGGCTTTAAAAGGTAAGAATAGAAAGATTTTCATATATCAACTACATGAAAATATTAGAAACAAACTTCAAGGATTTCCAAAAGTGAAAATTAAAAATGCTCGTGATCGTATGTCTATAATGTTAAATGGAGAAGATCCGCAGAAAATAATGGAAAAATGTAAATATATTTTTGGTATTCAAAGTTTGAGTATAGCAATCAAAGTAGAAAATGATCCAGATCAAATTAAAGACGCAGCATTATTTGCTTTAAAAGAAGCAGAGAACGTTAAAACATTTAAAATAACAACGAAAAGAGCAAATAAGGATTTCCCGATTGGTTCGCAGGAGTTTAATCATGTAGTAGGCTCACATCTGCTGACGAATACGGAAGATTATACAGTCGATGTGCATCATCCTGATGTAGAAGTACATTTAGATATTCGAACTGATGCCACATATATTACCTCACAAAGAACCAAAGGAGCTGGCGGGTTGCCAGTTGGAACTGCAGGAAAGTCATTGTTACTATTATCTGGAGGCATCGACAGCCCAGTAGCTGGTTACTTAACAATGCAAAGAGGCGTGCATGTAGAGGCGGTACACTTTCATTCTCCACCATTCACAAGTGAAGCAGCAAAGCAAAAAGTCTTGGATTTAGCAGCTGAATTGGCAAATTACGGTAAGAAAGTGACTGTTCATATTGTTCCTTTTACTACATTGCAACAGAAGATTCATCGAGAAATACCCTATGGTTATTCTATGACAGTAATGCGAAGAATGATGATGTTAATTAGTGAAAAAATTGCGAAAAAGGAAGGCATCCTATCTATTACAACGGGAGATAGTTTAGGACAAGTTGCGAGTCAGACGATGGAAAGCATGCATGCTATAAATAATATTACGCGCTATCCAATATTAAGACCCTTAATTGCGATGGATAAAGAAGAAATTATCACAATCGCTGAGAGAATCGGAACATACGGTATTTCAATTCGTCCATTTGAAGATTGCTGTACTGTATTTGTACCTAAAGCGCCTAAAACAAAACCAAAACTAGATAAAGTAGTTTATTTTGAAGAGCAAATGGATATAGAAAAAGATATCCAAGATATTCTTGATAATATTGAAGTCATTATGATTTCTACTAATTCAAAAGAGACAGATCCCATGACAGACCTGTTTTAA
- a CDS encoding class I SAM-dependent methyltransferase, with amino-acid sequence MAQENVEKHFKLLDEMVEYLQEKMNVTYIEGLTICLEYIVTEIAPSAFTEDVQQEIDNKNKLFTFDELNREEIRKVIQLTTLKGMKGATQQQHLITPDTVAMFIGYVAQKLIGSKENLRVFDPASGSANLLMAVLNQLTMKKQAYGSEIDPTLIQLSLMSANLQRTEVEFFHQDSLQPFLLEPVDLIVSDLPVGYYPDDVRSSQFKLNSTEGHAYSHHLLIEQSIHYTKEGGYLLFVIPNFLFDSDQADKLHVYLQQNVHIIGLLQLPSSIFRDENQAKSILILQKKGKDTKAPKETLLAQLPSFKDVRATEQIVGKMNQWFKNEGY; translated from the coding sequence ATGGCTCAGGAAAATGTCGAAAAGCATTTTAAACTATTAGATGAAATGGTTGAATATTTACAAGAAAAAATGAATGTAACGTATATAGAAGGATTGACAATCTGTTTAGAGTATATTGTTACGGAAATAGCTCCATCTGCTTTTACAGAAGATGTTCAGCAAGAAATAGATAATAAAAATAAGTTGTTTACGTTCGATGAATTAAATAGAGAAGAAATTCGCAAGGTTATACAGTTAACAACCTTAAAGGGAATGAAAGGTGCAACACAACAGCAACATTTAATCACACCAGATACAGTAGCAATGTTTATTGGTTATGTAGCGCAAAAACTAATAGGTTCAAAAGAAAACCTACGTGTTTTTGATCCAGCTTCAGGTTCTGCGAATTTGTTGATGGCAGTGCTAAACCAATTAACGATGAAAAAACAGGCTTATGGAAGTGAAATAGATCCTACACTTATACAATTAAGCTTAATGAGCGCAAATCTACAAAGAACTGAAGTTGAGTTTTTCCACCAAGATAGTTTGCAGCCATTTTTGCTGGAACCAGTAGATTTAATCGTATCTGATTTACCAGTAGGTTATTATCCAGATGATGTTAGGTCAAGCCAATTCAAATTAAATTCGACAGAAGGCCACGCCTATTCACACCATCTTTTAATCGAACAAAGTATCCATTATACAAAAGAAGGTGGCTATTTACTTTTTGTAATACCTAATTTCTTATTTGATAGTGATCAAGCAGACAAATTACATGTTTATTTGCAACAAAACGTACATATTATTGGGTTGTTACAGCTACCATCTAGTATATTCCGTGATGAAAATCAAGCTAAGAGTATCTTGATTTTGCAGAAAAAAGGTAAAGATACAAAGGCACCAAAAGAAACGCTACTGGCACAGTTGCCATCTTTTAAAGATGTGCGAGCAACAGAACAAATTGTAGGGAAAATGAATCAATGGT